DNA from Balneolaceae bacterium:
AGGTAGTCGGCGTTGCCCTCGTTGACTGCCTCGCGCAGATTGGGTCCCACGAACAAGGCATTGGTGTAGAAGGTGCCTGCGTATTCTGGACGGGCATAGGGCGCCTCTCCCTCGGTGTGGAGTTGCACGATCTCCACATCCTTCAACTCAGGTGCCCGAGCCACCATGGCCTCGATGAGCCGGCGGGGGGCGGCGGCCACGCTGTGGATGTAGACGCGGTCGCCCGAATTTATGCAGCTTACGGCTTCTTCAGGGGTGGCATAGCCAGAATGGGACATGAGGCGAAACGTTGAATTTCAGATGCGTTAGGGTACCTCACCTTGGAGGAGTTGATAATCAGCATAAAGTCAAGGCCGGAGGGTTCAGTCCACCAGCCGTTCGATCACGTAGAGCTGGCCGGTGTGGTAGGCGGTATGCTCGATAACCAGTTCCGCTTCGCGCAGCAGGGTGTGGTCATGGTCGGAGGCGAAGGGTTTGAAGAGGTCGTTGGACGGGTCCAGGATCATTTCGCGGAGGTCCCGGCGATCCTCGAAGTAACGCTCCTTCAGCTTTTTCCATTCCTCCCCGCTCTCCGGGGCGGTAACTTCCGGCCAGTAGTCGTCCGGCCATTCGGGCGCCTGGTAGGCCGACCCGCGGCAGTACTCCAGGATGTCGTACTGGGCGAAGCGAATATGCCAGAATTGCTGGTAGAAGGAGTATGGCAGTCCGTCGGGCACGATGCCCACCTGGTGAAGGGATACCCGTTCCAACACCCGGTCGATAGGTGAGAAGGCCTCGCCCCCGTTCAAATGACGTACAAGTCTCTTTCGAAGCGCCTGGTCTTCTTCGGTTGGCATGGAGATACGATTACCAGTTGGGATTCCAGCGTGGTCCGGGCGAATTACGGAAGACGCCCTCCTATCTTTCCGGAACCAGCACGCGGATGGTGGCGTCGTGTTTGTTCAACAGGAATACCCGGTTGTCCGGTCCACGGTTCATGCGCAGGTCCGTGCGGCGGGCGGGATTGCGCCCCTGCTCCTCATTTTTCTGTTGGATAAGCTCCAAAAAGGTGAGCGACTGGCCGCCGCCGTCGCGCAGCAGCATGCG
Protein-coding regions in this window:
- a CDS encoding DinB family protein yields the protein MPTEEDQALRKRLVRHLNGGEAFSPIDRVLERVSLHQVGIVPDGLPYSFYQQFWHIRFAQYDILEYCRGSAYQAPEWPDDYWPEVTAPESGEEWKKLKERYFEDRRDLREMILDPSNDLFKPFASDHDHTLLREAELVIEHTAYHTGQLYVIERLVD